A genomic stretch from Diprion similis isolate iyDipSimi1 chromosome 1, iyDipSimi1.1, whole genome shotgun sequence includes:
- the LOC124404705 gene encoding chaoptin isoform X2 — translation MNLGTFVKLGYIMLIVTLVLMFWSAMVRMHEIQVQYPPCFFNPLCTCSKAIPDLGIVSCHNVPMPRIPQPINSSKVFILKLENNGLHFLQPQFLIHTGLYKLQIKHNLLSDIPDDAFLGLERSLWELELPYNHLIHVPSRSFRHLQRLRLLDLTGNRISEITPDNWRGLNTSLQTLRLGKNFVDRLPANAFSGLSALEVLDLHGNSLLEIDATVFRDGIDFLTHLYLNDNQLNNVPYAQLSTLKHLRYLDLSHNRISRMLNPQIENEIRGMQMSLDELRLDYNQINILLPDAFQHFRRVNKTYLDGNPLTIIQEGAFKDSKMRELYLGDCDLMEVSSPVFMGLESSLELLDLTGNNITELPVHLFRDFDYLRTFLFRENKVDALTQGEDFNDFQYSLYNLDLSGKKNRIISLQSMKEMRNLRFISLSRMPKSTLSPEDFLDFGMDLKELRIIQSNLDTIKNHAFKHVRGIKYLDFSENSISTIEDDAFAEVGHSLLTLQISRGLSSSVTNLPANPLKSLTNLQYLDFSNNKIQNMPETAFHFLKRIRRIDLQDNKIESVQKGTFQGDIHSILDEINLAFNEIKYIGSNSFVDLPSLTILNLQDNVIDRIERRAFMNMNRLKYINLRGNKIKDITDEAFQNLPDLELMDLAYNQLHELDFMSFDQVGTLSSFKVNASHNKIQKLWINSTTFAPHSNIGGIIQSNIKVLDLSHNNISDIMRYYFRPVEFSLTHLYLSHNKLLNITQHVFGNMPHLQWLDLNFNDLMDINFDCFKNTRNLQILLMAWNDITEIPVESFRSLKKLRIVDLSHNKLRALPDNLFTEGNLESLDLSHNQFMRLPMKSMSPSAAASLSKLDTSWNVLAGLHNTDAIFRFRDMTWLDLSYNRLVRLDDGVFSELAMLSYLDLSHNKEIILESHGKSFHGLEDTLLTLGLSNMSLYMVPELPLRRLRTLYLAHNKLSSIQSDMAANMTSLRHLDLSYNELSTVPLITHTLPELRSLNLAGNPITSVTNTSFLGLADSLEELEIRRLPLDVFEAGALCKASKLRNLHITVFKKVKNFNLPNILNYNHGLRSLHVEVDHDINLEKEMKGTFPAKLYNMTFSGRALTSIHKDIFQGIRNSQLHFTLRNTSVKMVPRELFTNAGSVRNISIDIRNNHIGSIGNPSSGHKPGIPGRTFLTKLRLSGSYLNCDCEIGWIEMWQRKQRQYYEDECGTYTDHISEPDEDDKYNCWDNGWDDDLRETFCLNKNNISLLEALKTDLECGWGSANSPILTNAVVVFSIFMMNVF, via the exons ATG AATTTGGGAACGTTTGTGAAACTCGGCTATATCATGCTGATCGTTACACTAGTTTTGATGTTCTGGTCTGCGATGGTCAGAATGCATGAAATCCAGGTGCAATATCCGCCGTGTTTTTTCAACCCGCTCTGCACCTGTTCCAAAGCCATTCCTGATCTAGGCATTGTATCTTGTCACAACGTGCCGATGCCTCGAATCCCTCAGCCCATTAACTCTTCAAAAGTATTTATACTCAAACTAGAAAATAATGGATTGCACTTTTTGCAGccacaatttttaattcatacgG GTCTTTACAAACTTCAGATCAAGCACAACCTTTTGTCAGATATACCAGATGATGCATTTTTGGGACTTGAGAGATCTTTATGGGAGTTAGAGTTGCCGTATAATCACCTAATTCATGTACCTAGTAGATCTTTTAGACATTTGCAAAGATTACGACTTCTGGATTTAACAG GCAATCGAATATCTGAAATAACACCTGATAATTGGCGAGGTCTCAACACGTCGCTTCAAACCCTTAGgcttggcaaaaatttcgtggACAGACTTCCAGCGAATGCATTCAGTGGCCTGTCGGCCTTAGAAGTTTTAGATCTTCATGGAAACAGCCTGTTAGAAATTGATGCGACGGTGTTCAGAGATGGAATTGATTTTCTCACACACCtttatttgaatgataatCAACTGAATAATGTGCCGTATGCACAGCTCTCTACCTTAAAACACTTGCGATACTTGGATCTTAGTCACAATAGAATATCGAGAATGTTAAATCCACAGATTGAAAATGAGATTCGTGGGATGCAAATGTCTTTGGATGAACTACGTTTAGATTACAATCAAATTAATATCCTTCTACCAGACGCATTTCAGCATTTTCGTAGAGTTAACAAAACGTACCTTGACGGTAATCCACTCACTATCATACAG GAAGGAGCattcaaagattcaaaaatgcGTGAACTCTACTTAGGCGATTGTGATCTGATGGAGGTATCAAGTCCTGTCTTTATGGGCTTAGAATCATCTTTAGAATTACTTGATTTAACTGGAAACAACATTACGGAACTTCCTGTTCACTTGTTCAGAGATTTTGACTATCTGAGAACCTTTTTGTTCAGGGAAAACAAAGTTGATGCTCTCACGCAAG GAGAAGATTTCAACGACTTTCAATACTCATTATACAACTTGGATTTAAGTGGGAAGAAAAATCGCATTATATCTTTACAAAGCATGAAGGAAATGAGAAATCTACGCTTCATATCTTTGTCCCGAATGCCTAAATCTACACTGTCACCAGAAGACTTTTTAGACTTTGGAATGGATTTAAAGGAGCTCAGAATAATTCAAAGTAATTTGGATACAATCAAAAATCATGCGTTTAAGCATGTCCGAGGAATCAAATATCTCGATTTTTCGGAAAACTCAATTTCGACTATTGAAGATGACGCATTCGCCGAA gTAGGGCATTCGCTTTTAACGCTTCAAATTTCGCGTGGCCTCTCTTCGTCGGTTACAAATCTTCCAGCCAACCCACTGAAATCTTTGACGAACCTGCAGTACCTTGATttcagtaataataaaatacaaaacatGCCTGAAACAGCTTTTCATTTCTTGAAAAGAATCCGACGTATTGATTTGCAAGATAATAAAATCGAAAGCGTACAAAAGGGTACATTtcag gGTGACATTCATTCTATCCTTGATGAAATAAACTTGGCGTTCAATGAAATCAAGTACATCGGCAGTAACAGCTTTGTAGATCTACCTTCCCTGACAATTCTGAATTTACAAGACAATGTCATTGATAGAATCGAACGACGAGCATTCATGAATATGAACCGATTGAAATACATCAATCTTCGGGGTAATAAAATTAAGGATATAACAGATGAAGCATTTCAG aATTTGCCTGATCTTGAATTAATGGATTTGGCTTACAATCAGTTACATGAACTAGACTTCATGTCTTTTGATCAGGTAGGGACGCTATCGTCATTCAAAGTGAACGCTAGCcacaataaaattcaaaaactgtgGATCAACAGTACGACTTTCGCACCACATAGTAATA TCGGAGGTATTATACAATCGAACATAAAAGTTCTCGATTTGAGTCACAACAACATCTCTGACATAATGAGGTACTATTTCAGACCCGTTGAATTTTCACTCACTCATCTATACCTGAGTCATAACAAATTACTGAACATTACTCAGCATGTCTTTGGAAATATGCCACATCTTCAATGGTtggatttaaattttaatgacTTGATGGACATAAACTTCGACTGCttcaaaaatacaagaaacCTGCAG ATTCTACTGATGGCTTGGAATGATATCACTGAAATTCCTGTGGAGTCGTTTCGATCCCTAAAGAAATTACGTATCGTAGATTTGTCACACAACAAATTGCGAGCACTGCCAGATAATTTATTCACCGAAGGAAACCTAGAGAGTTTAGATTTGTCTCACAATCAATTCATGCGACTCCCAATGAAGAGTATGTCTCCGTCTGCTGCTGCATCCTTGTCAAAACTCGATACGTCATGGAACGTATTAGCTGGATTGCACAATACTGATGCTATATTCAGATTTAGG GACATGACTTGGTTGGATTTATCATACAACAGGCTCGTTAGGCTTGATGATGGAGTATTTTCAGAATTGGCCATGCTGTCTTATCTCGATCTGAGtcataataaagaaataattttggaaTCTCATGGTAAAAGTTTTCATGGCTTAGAAGACACATTATTGACCCTTGGACTTAGTAACATGTCCCTGTACATG GTTCCAGAGCTGCCGCTTCGTCGTTTGAGGACACTGTATTTGGCACATAATAAACTTTCATCTATACAGTCAGATATGGCTGCCAACATGACGTCGCTCCGCCACTTGGATCTTAGTTACAACGAACTGTCTACTGTCCCACTAATAACCCACACACTTCCTGAGCTTAGGTCTCTAAATCTTGCTGGAAATCCTATCACTAGCGTTACGAATACAAGTTTTTTGGGTCTCGCTGATAGCCTTGAAGAGCTTGAAATACGAAGACTACCTCTCGATGTGTTTGAA gCAGGTGCATTGTGTAAAGCATCCAAACTTCGTAACTTACACATAACAGTGTTTAAGAAGGTGAAGAATTTTAATTTGCCTAACATATTAAACTACAATCATGGTCTTCGGAGTTTACATGTTGAG GTTGATCACGACATTAACTTGGAGAAGGAAATGAAAGGCACATTCCCGGCCAAGCTGTACAATATGACTTTTAGTGGCAGAGCTCTAACATCGATACACAAGGATATA tttcagggtATTCGAAACTCACAACTACATTTTACCCTACGTAATACAAGCGTCAAAATGGTCCCTCGTGAATTATTCACTAATGCAGGGAGTGTAAGAAACATATCAATTGATATACGTAATAATCACATTGGATCGATCGGAAACCCATCGTCTGGCCACAAGCCAGGTATACCAGGAAGAACATTCCTCACAAAGCTTAGATTATCTGGAAGTTATCTGAATTGCGATTGTGAAATTGG ATGGATTGAGATGTGGCAACGTAAGCAAAGGCAATATTACGAAGATGAATGCGGCACATATACTGATCATATTTCTGAACCAGACGAAGATGACAAATATAATTGCTGGGATAATGGTTGGGATGACGACCTTCGTGAGACTTTTTgcctgaataaaaataatatctccCTCTTGGAAGCACTCAAAACTGATCTCGAATGTGGCTGGGGATCAGCTAATTCACCAATTTTAACTAATGCTGTAGtggtattttcaatttttatgatgaatgtgttctaa
- the LOC124404705 gene encoding chaoptin isoform X1, translated as MNLGTFVKLGYIMLIVTLVLMFWSAMVRMHEIQVQYPPCFFNPLCTCSKAIPDLGIVSCHNVPMPRIPQPINSSKVFILKLENNGLHFLQPQFLIHTGLYKLQIKHNLLSDIPDDAFLGLERSLWELELPYNHLIHVPSRSFRHLQRLRLLDLTGNRISEITPDNWRGLNTSLQTLRLGKNFVDRLPANAFSGLSALEVLDLHGNSLLEIDATVFRDGIDFLTHLYLNDNQLNNVPYAQLSTLKHLRYLDLSHNRISRMLNPQIENEIRGMQMSLDELRLDYNQINILLPDAFQHFRRVNKTYLDGNPLTIIQEGAFKDSKMRELYLGDCDLMEVSSPVFMGLESSLELLDLTGNNITELPVHLFRDFDYLRTFLFRENKVDALTQGEDFNDFQYSLYNLDLSGKKNRIISLQSMKEMRNLRFISLSRMPKSTLSPEDFLDFGMDLKELRIIQSNLDTIKNHAFKHVRGIKYLDFSENSISTIEDDAFAEVGHSLLTLQISRGLSSSVTNLPANPLKSLTNLQYLDFSNNKIQNMPETAFHFLKRIRRIDLQDNKIESVQKGTFQGDIHSILDEINLAFNEIKYIGSNSFVDLPSLTILNLQDNVIDRIERRAFMNMNRLKYINLRGNKIKDITDEAFQNLPDLELMDLAYNQLHELDFMSFDQVGTLSSFKVNASHNKIQKLWINSTTFAPHSNIGGIIQSNIKVLDLSHNNISDIMRYYFRPVEFSLTHLYLSHNKLLNITQHVFGNMPHLQWLDLNFNDLMDINFDCFKNTRNLQILLMAWNDITEIPVESFRSLKKLRIVDLSHNKLRALPDNLFTEGNLESLDLSHNQFMRLPMKSMSPSAAASLSKLDTSWNVLAGLHNTDAIFRFRDMTWLDLSYNRLVRLDDGVFSELAMLSYLDLSHNKEIILESHGKSFHGLEDTLLTLGLSNMSLYMVPELPLRRLRTLYLAHNKLSSIQSDMAANMTSLRHLDLSYNELSTVPLITHTLPELRSLNLAGNPITSVTNTSFLGLADSLEELEIRRLPLDVFEAGALCKASKLRNLHITVFKKVKNFNLPNILNYNHGLRSLHVEVDHDINLEKEMKGTFPAKLYNMTFSGRALTSIHKDILQGIRNSQLHFTLRNTSVKMVPRELFTNAGSVRNISIDIRNNHIGSIGNPSSGHKPGIPGRTFLTKLRLSGSYLNCDCEIGWIEMWQRKQRQYYEDECGTYTDHISEPDEDDKYNCWDNGWDDDLRETFCLNKNNISLLEALKTDLECGWGSANSPILTNAVVVFSIFMMNVF; from the exons ATG AATTTGGGAACGTTTGTGAAACTCGGCTATATCATGCTGATCGTTACACTAGTTTTGATGTTCTGGTCTGCGATGGTCAGAATGCATGAAATCCAGGTGCAATATCCGCCGTGTTTTTTCAACCCGCTCTGCACCTGTTCCAAAGCCATTCCTGATCTAGGCATTGTATCTTGTCACAACGTGCCGATGCCTCGAATCCCTCAGCCCATTAACTCTTCAAAAGTATTTATACTCAAACTAGAAAATAATGGATTGCACTTTTTGCAGccacaatttttaattcatacgG GTCTTTACAAACTTCAGATCAAGCACAACCTTTTGTCAGATATACCAGATGATGCATTTTTGGGACTTGAGAGATCTTTATGGGAGTTAGAGTTGCCGTATAATCACCTAATTCATGTACCTAGTAGATCTTTTAGACATTTGCAAAGATTACGACTTCTGGATTTAACAG GCAATCGAATATCTGAAATAACACCTGATAATTGGCGAGGTCTCAACACGTCGCTTCAAACCCTTAGgcttggcaaaaatttcgtggACAGACTTCCAGCGAATGCATTCAGTGGCCTGTCGGCCTTAGAAGTTTTAGATCTTCATGGAAACAGCCTGTTAGAAATTGATGCGACGGTGTTCAGAGATGGAATTGATTTTCTCACACACCtttatttgaatgataatCAACTGAATAATGTGCCGTATGCACAGCTCTCTACCTTAAAACACTTGCGATACTTGGATCTTAGTCACAATAGAATATCGAGAATGTTAAATCCACAGATTGAAAATGAGATTCGTGGGATGCAAATGTCTTTGGATGAACTACGTTTAGATTACAATCAAATTAATATCCTTCTACCAGACGCATTTCAGCATTTTCGTAGAGTTAACAAAACGTACCTTGACGGTAATCCACTCACTATCATACAG GAAGGAGCattcaaagattcaaaaatgcGTGAACTCTACTTAGGCGATTGTGATCTGATGGAGGTATCAAGTCCTGTCTTTATGGGCTTAGAATCATCTTTAGAATTACTTGATTTAACTGGAAACAACATTACGGAACTTCCTGTTCACTTGTTCAGAGATTTTGACTATCTGAGAACCTTTTTGTTCAGGGAAAACAAAGTTGATGCTCTCACGCAAG GAGAAGATTTCAACGACTTTCAATACTCATTATACAACTTGGATTTAAGTGGGAAGAAAAATCGCATTATATCTTTACAAAGCATGAAGGAAATGAGAAATCTACGCTTCATATCTTTGTCCCGAATGCCTAAATCTACACTGTCACCAGAAGACTTTTTAGACTTTGGAATGGATTTAAAGGAGCTCAGAATAATTCAAAGTAATTTGGATACAATCAAAAATCATGCGTTTAAGCATGTCCGAGGAATCAAATATCTCGATTTTTCGGAAAACTCAATTTCGACTATTGAAGATGACGCATTCGCCGAA gTAGGGCATTCGCTTTTAACGCTTCAAATTTCGCGTGGCCTCTCTTCGTCGGTTACAAATCTTCCAGCCAACCCACTGAAATCTTTGACGAACCTGCAGTACCTTGATttcagtaataataaaatacaaaacatGCCTGAAACAGCTTTTCATTTCTTGAAAAGAATCCGACGTATTGATTTGCAAGATAATAAAATCGAAAGCGTACAAAAGGGTACATTtcag gGTGACATTCATTCTATCCTTGATGAAATAAACTTGGCGTTCAATGAAATCAAGTACATCGGCAGTAACAGCTTTGTAGATCTACCTTCCCTGACAATTCTGAATTTACAAGACAATGTCATTGATAGAATCGAACGACGAGCATTCATGAATATGAACCGATTGAAATACATCAATCTTCGGGGTAATAAAATTAAGGATATAACAGATGAAGCATTTCAG aATTTGCCTGATCTTGAATTAATGGATTTGGCTTACAATCAGTTACATGAACTAGACTTCATGTCTTTTGATCAGGTAGGGACGCTATCGTCATTCAAAGTGAACGCTAGCcacaataaaattcaaaaactgtgGATCAACAGTACGACTTTCGCACCACATAGTAATA TCGGAGGTATTATACAATCGAACATAAAAGTTCTCGATTTGAGTCACAACAACATCTCTGACATAATGAGGTACTATTTCAGACCCGTTGAATTTTCACTCACTCATCTATACCTGAGTCATAACAAATTACTGAACATTACTCAGCATGTCTTTGGAAATATGCCACATCTTCAATGGTtggatttaaattttaatgacTTGATGGACATAAACTTCGACTGCttcaaaaatacaagaaacCTGCAG ATTCTACTGATGGCTTGGAATGATATCACTGAAATTCCTGTGGAGTCGTTTCGATCCCTAAAGAAATTACGTATCGTAGATTTGTCACACAACAAATTGCGAGCACTGCCAGATAATTTATTCACCGAAGGAAACCTAGAGAGTTTAGATTTGTCTCACAATCAATTCATGCGACTCCCAATGAAGAGTATGTCTCCGTCTGCTGCTGCATCCTTGTCAAAACTCGATACGTCATGGAACGTATTAGCTGGATTGCACAATACTGATGCTATATTCAGATTTAGG GACATGACTTGGTTGGATTTATCATACAACAGGCTCGTTAGGCTTGATGATGGAGTATTTTCAGAATTGGCCATGCTGTCTTATCTCGATCTGAGtcataataaagaaataattttggaaTCTCATGGTAAAAGTTTTCATGGCTTAGAAGACACATTATTGACCCTTGGACTTAGTAACATGTCCCTGTACATG GTTCCAGAGCTGCCGCTTCGTCGTTTGAGGACACTGTATTTGGCACATAATAAACTTTCATCTATACAGTCAGATATGGCTGCCAACATGACGTCGCTCCGCCACTTGGATCTTAGTTACAACGAACTGTCTACTGTCCCACTAATAACCCACACACTTCCTGAGCTTAGGTCTCTAAATCTTGCTGGAAATCCTATCACTAGCGTTACGAATACAAGTTTTTTGGGTCTCGCTGATAGCCTTGAAGAGCTTGAAATACGAAGACTACCTCTCGATGTGTTTGAA gCAGGTGCATTGTGTAAAGCATCCAAACTTCGTAACTTACACATAACAGTGTTTAAGAAGGTGAAGAATTTTAATTTGCCTAACATATTAAACTACAATCATGGTCTTCGGAGTTTACATGTTGAG GTTGATCACGACATTAACTTGGAGAAGGAAATGAAAGGCACATTCCCGGCCAAGCTGTACAATATGACTTTTAGTGGCAGAGCTCTAACATCGATACACAAGGATATACTTCAG ggtATTCGAAACTCACAACTACATTTTACCCTACGTAATACAAGCGTCAAAATGGTCCCTCGTGAATTATTCACTAATGCAGGGAGTGTAAGAAACATATCAATTGATATACGTAATAATCACATTGGATCGATCGGAAACCCATCGTCTGGCCACAAGCCAGGTATACCAGGAAGAACATTCCTCACAAAGCTTAGATTATCTGGAAGTTATCTGAATTGCGATTGTGAAATTGG ATGGATTGAGATGTGGCAACGTAAGCAAAGGCAATATTACGAAGATGAATGCGGCACATATACTGATCATATTTCTGAACCAGACGAAGATGACAAATATAATTGCTGGGATAATGGTTGGGATGACGACCTTCGTGAGACTTTTTgcctgaataaaaataatatctccCTCTTGGAAGCACTCAAAACTGATCTCGAATGTGGCTGGGGATCAGCTAATTCACCAATTTTAACTAATGCTGTAGtggtattttcaatttttatgatgaatgtgttctaa
- the LOC124404705 gene encoding chaoptin isoform X5, which yields MNLGTFVKLGYIMLIVTLVLMFWSAMVRMHEIQVQYPPCFFNPLCTCSKAIPDLGIVSCHNVPMPRIPQPINSSKVFILKLENNGLHFLQPQFLIHTGLYKLQIKHNLLSDIPDDAFLGLERSLWELELPYNHLIHVPSRSFRHLQRLRLLDLTGNRISEITPDNWRGLNTSLQTLRLGKNFVDRLPANAFSGLSALEVLDLHGNSLLEIDATVFRDGIDFLTHLYLNDNQLNNVPYAQLSTLKHLRYLDLSHNRISRMLNPQIENEIRGMQMSLDELRLDYNQINILLPDAFQHFRRVNKTYLDGNPLTIIQEGAFKDSKMRELYLGDCDLMEVSSPVFMGLESSLELLDLTGNNITELPVHLFRDFDYLRTFLFRENKVDALTQGEDFNDFQYSLYNLDLSGKKNRIISLQSMKEMRNLRFISLSRMPKSTLSPEDFLDFGMDLKELRIIQSNLDTIKNHAFKHVRGIKYLDFSENSISTIEDDAFAEVGHSLLTLQISRGLSSSVTNLPANPLKSLTNLQYLDFSNNKIQNMPETAFHFLKRIRRIDLQDNKIESVQKGTFQGDIHSILDEINLAFNEIKYIGSNSFVDLPSLTILNLQDNVIDRIERRAFMNMNRLKYINLRGNKIKDITDEAFQNLPDLELMDLAYNQLHELDFMSFDQVGTLSSFKVNASHNKIQKLWINSTTFAPHSNIGGIIQSNIKVLDLSHNNISDIMRYYFRPVEFSLTHLYLSHNKLLNITQHVFGNMPHLQWLDLNFNDLMDINFDCFKNTRNLQILLMAWNDITEIPVESFRSLKKLRIVDLSHNKLRALPDNLFTEGNLESLDLSHNQFMRLPMKSMSPSAAASLSKLDTSWNVLAGLHNTDAIFRFRDMTWLDLSYNRLVRLDDGVFSELAMLSYLDLSHNKEIILESHGKSFHGLEDTLLTLGLSNMSLYMVPELPLRRLRTLYLAHNKLSSIQSDMAANMTSLRHLDLSYNELSTVPLITHTLPELRSLNLAGNPITSVTNTSFLGLADSLEELEIRRLPLDVFEAGALCKASKLRNLHITVFKKVKNFNLPNILNYNHGLRSLHVEVDHDINLEKEMKGTFPAKLYNMTFSGRALTSIHKDILQPNFFSGYSKLTTTFYPT from the exons ATG AATTTGGGAACGTTTGTGAAACTCGGCTATATCATGCTGATCGTTACACTAGTTTTGATGTTCTGGTCTGCGATGGTCAGAATGCATGAAATCCAGGTGCAATATCCGCCGTGTTTTTTCAACCCGCTCTGCACCTGTTCCAAAGCCATTCCTGATCTAGGCATTGTATCTTGTCACAACGTGCCGATGCCTCGAATCCCTCAGCCCATTAACTCTTCAAAAGTATTTATACTCAAACTAGAAAATAATGGATTGCACTTTTTGCAGccacaatttttaattcatacgG GTCTTTACAAACTTCAGATCAAGCACAACCTTTTGTCAGATATACCAGATGATGCATTTTTGGGACTTGAGAGATCTTTATGGGAGTTAGAGTTGCCGTATAATCACCTAATTCATGTACCTAGTAGATCTTTTAGACATTTGCAAAGATTACGACTTCTGGATTTAACAG GCAATCGAATATCTGAAATAACACCTGATAATTGGCGAGGTCTCAACACGTCGCTTCAAACCCTTAGgcttggcaaaaatttcgtggACAGACTTCCAGCGAATGCATTCAGTGGCCTGTCGGCCTTAGAAGTTTTAGATCTTCATGGAAACAGCCTGTTAGAAATTGATGCGACGGTGTTCAGAGATGGAATTGATTTTCTCACACACCtttatttgaatgataatCAACTGAATAATGTGCCGTATGCACAGCTCTCTACCTTAAAACACTTGCGATACTTGGATCTTAGTCACAATAGAATATCGAGAATGTTAAATCCACAGATTGAAAATGAGATTCGTGGGATGCAAATGTCTTTGGATGAACTACGTTTAGATTACAATCAAATTAATATCCTTCTACCAGACGCATTTCAGCATTTTCGTAGAGTTAACAAAACGTACCTTGACGGTAATCCACTCACTATCATACAG GAAGGAGCattcaaagattcaaaaatgcGTGAACTCTACTTAGGCGATTGTGATCTGATGGAGGTATCAAGTCCTGTCTTTATGGGCTTAGAATCATCTTTAGAATTACTTGATTTAACTGGAAACAACATTACGGAACTTCCTGTTCACTTGTTCAGAGATTTTGACTATCTGAGAACCTTTTTGTTCAGGGAAAACAAAGTTGATGCTCTCACGCAAG GAGAAGATTTCAACGACTTTCAATACTCATTATACAACTTGGATTTAAGTGGGAAGAAAAATCGCATTATATCTTTACAAAGCATGAAGGAAATGAGAAATCTACGCTTCATATCTTTGTCCCGAATGCCTAAATCTACACTGTCACCAGAAGACTTTTTAGACTTTGGAATGGATTTAAAGGAGCTCAGAATAATTCAAAGTAATTTGGATACAATCAAAAATCATGCGTTTAAGCATGTCCGAGGAATCAAATATCTCGATTTTTCGGAAAACTCAATTTCGACTATTGAAGATGACGCATTCGCCGAA gTAGGGCATTCGCTTTTAACGCTTCAAATTTCGCGTGGCCTCTCTTCGTCGGTTACAAATCTTCCAGCCAACCCACTGAAATCTTTGACGAACCTGCAGTACCTTGATttcagtaataataaaatacaaaacatGCCTGAAACAGCTTTTCATTTCTTGAAAAGAATCCGACGTATTGATTTGCAAGATAATAAAATCGAAAGCGTACAAAAGGGTACATTtcag gGTGACATTCATTCTATCCTTGATGAAATAAACTTGGCGTTCAATGAAATCAAGTACATCGGCAGTAACAGCTTTGTAGATCTACCTTCCCTGACAATTCTGAATTTACAAGACAATGTCATTGATAGAATCGAACGACGAGCATTCATGAATATGAACCGATTGAAATACATCAATCTTCGGGGTAATAAAATTAAGGATATAACAGATGAAGCATTTCAG aATTTGCCTGATCTTGAATTAATGGATTTGGCTTACAATCAGTTACATGAACTAGACTTCATGTCTTTTGATCAGGTAGGGACGCTATCGTCATTCAAAGTGAACGCTAGCcacaataaaattcaaaaactgtgGATCAACAGTACGACTTTCGCACCACATAGTAATA TCGGAGGTATTATACAATCGAACATAAAAGTTCTCGATTTGAGTCACAACAACATCTCTGACATAATGAGGTACTATTTCAGACCCGTTGAATTTTCACTCACTCATCTATACCTGAGTCATAACAAATTACTGAACATTACTCAGCATGTCTTTGGAAATATGCCACATCTTCAATGGTtggatttaaattttaatgacTTGATGGACATAAACTTCGACTGCttcaaaaatacaagaaacCTGCAG ATTCTACTGATGGCTTGGAATGATATCACTGAAATTCCTGTGGAGTCGTTTCGATCCCTAAAGAAATTACGTATCGTAGATTTGTCACACAACAAATTGCGAGCACTGCCAGATAATTTATTCACCGAAGGAAACCTAGAGAGTTTAGATTTGTCTCACAATCAATTCATGCGACTCCCAATGAAGAGTATGTCTCCGTCTGCTGCTGCATCCTTGTCAAAACTCGATACGTCATGGAACGTATTAGCTGGATTGCACAATACTGATGCTATATTCAGATTTAGG GACATGACTTGGTTGGATTTATCATACAACAGGCTCGTTAGGCTTGATGATGGAGTATTTTCAGAATTGGCCATGCTGTCTTATCTCGATCTGAGtcataataaagaaataattttggaaTCTCATGGTAAAAGTTTTCATGGCTTAGAAGACACATTATTGACCCTTGGACTTAGTAACATGTCCCTGTACATG GTTCCAGAGCTGCCGCTTCGTCGTTTGAGGACACTGTATTTGGCACATAATAAACTTTCATCTATACAGTCAGATATGGCTGCCAACATGACGTCGCTCCGCCACTTGGATCTTAGTTACAACGAACTGTCTACTGTCCCACTAATAACCCACACACTTCCTGAGCTTAGGTCTCTAAATCTTGCTGGAAATCCTATCACTAGCGTTACGAATACAAGTTTTTTGGGTCTCGCTGATAGCCTTGAAGAGCTTGAAATACGAAGACTACCTCTCGATGTGTTTGAA gCAGGTGCATTGTGTAAAGCATCCAAACTTCGTAACTTACACATAACAGTGTTTAAGAAGGTGAAGAATTTTAATTTGCCTAACATATTAAACTACAATCATGGTCTTCGGAGTTTACATGTTGAG GTTGATCACGACATTAACTTGGAGAAGGAAATGAAAGGCACATTCCCGGCCAAGCTGTACAATATGACTTTTAGTGGCAGAGCTCTAACATCGATACACAAGGATATACTTCAG cctaattttttttcagggtATTCGAAACTCACAACTACATTTTACCCTACGTAA